One window from the genome of Moorena sp. SIOASIH encodes:
- a CDS encoding YihY/virulence factor BrkB family protein: protein MLSKRFFRFFRFFGYLNLVTLRKTFKRAMERRLMGLSAEMAYNAMLALFPAILAILTAIGLFEYSLQLTWYHHPPELSEVAQNEALRMMKEVGPAQAVQPIQEFTEQIHLSTNSSLFSLSFIIAIWVSSGALSAAMNALDHIHNIPREQQRPFWKAKLISLGLTIGSIILLVIASFLVFISHWMLKTVVDTSGASILLTLWSLLTWPVALSMVAASFAFVYRYGPSRWQIGTPILPGAVLAAISWAVASGLFRHYVAANFSNYNKVYGTVTAVIILQLWLYMTSLLLLLGDQLNVIVGEAMQASHRRPRPRKLAKAKKT, encoded by the coding sequence ATGCTATCTAAGCGTTTTTTTCGTTTCTTCCGTTTCTTTGGTTACCTGAATCTGGTAACCCTCAGGAAGACTTTCAAGCGTGCGATGGAACGTCGCTTAATGGGTCTATCTGCTGAAATGGCATATAACGCCATGTTAGCTCTGTTTCCAGCAATTTTAGCAATTCTGACAGCGATTGGCTTGTTTGAATATTCCTTACAATTAACCTGGTACCACCACCCTCCCGAGCTGAGTGAAGTGGCACAGAATGAAGCTCTGAGAATGATGAAGGAAGTAGGTCCGGCTCAGGCGGTGCAGCCAATTCAGGAATTTACCGAGCAGATTCACCTCAGCACCAATAGCAGTCTATTTTCCCTGAGTTTTATCATAGCCATTTGGGTATCTTCTGGGGCACTGAGTGCAGCGATGAATGCCCTTGATCACATCCACAACATTCCCCGAGAGCAACAACGACCGTTTTGGAAAGCTAAGTTGATTTCTCTGGGCTTAACCATTGGTAGTATCATACTGCTAGTGATTGCCTCTTTTTTGGTATTTATCAGTCACTGGATGCTAAAAACAGTCGTTGATACGAGTGGAGCTTCCATCTTGTTGACACTCTGGAGTCTCTTGACCTGGCCGGTAGCCTTGAGTATGGTGGCGGCATCCTTTGCCTTTGTCTATCGCTACGGACCAAGCCGTTGGCAGATCGGAACACCGATATTGCCAGGAGCAGTTTTAGCAGCCATTTCCTGGGCAGTGGCTTCAGGCTTGTTTCGGCACTACGTTGCTGCCAATTTCAGCAATTACAACAAAGTCTATGGTACCGTAACAGCCGTGATTATCTTACAGCTTTGGCTTTACATGACTTCTCTGCTACTGTTATTAGGGGACCAGTTGAATGTGATAGTAGGAGAAGCAATGCAAGCATCCCATCGGAGACCTAGACCAAGAAAATTAGCCAAGGCAAAAAAAACATGA
- a CDS encoding helix-turn-helix domain-containing protein translates to MNKCVCTTEAASLLGISSRRLRQLLEKGRVRGAYKSGKFWIIPLFNQMPQIIKGTRGPKGKWRTSRPPALAKINVNRNHIGSNIHKRPEERKPVISVKRSGNNLYGNQVEILGPCRITYQPDNPLPCGARLWIETFSDVHFIGGSFPASR, encoded by the coding sequence ATGAACAAGTGCGTTTGTACTACTGAAGCGGCATCTCTGTTAGGAATATCTTCGAGACGATTGCGACAACTTCTTGAGAAGGGTCGCGTCCGGGGTGCTTATAAAAGTGGGAAATTCTGGATTATTCCTCTGTTCAACCAAATGCCTCAAATTATTAAAGGCACTAGAGGACCAAAAGGCAAATGGCGTACCAGTCGTCCTCCGGCTCTAGCCAAGATTAATGTTAACCGTAATCACATTGGCTCGAATATCCACAAACGCCCGGAAGAGCGCAAGCCAGTGATTTCAGTAAAACGAAGTGGCAACAATTTATATGGCAACCAGGTAGAAATCCTCGGTCCATGTCGAATTACCTATCAGCCGGATAACCCACTGCCTTGTGGTGCTCGTCTATGGATTGAAACCTTCAGTGATGTCCACTTCATCGGTGGCAGTTTTCCTGCCAGTCGCTAA
- a CDS encoding class II glutamine amidotransferase, translating into MCRVLGYIGEPLAISKLMLEPDNSLVNQSYDSDYHHMVQLAGFGLATWKKDTLTANYPFIYKGTKPPFYDRNLKSLCESHETNLLLSHIRAAYYTYEAVVHEHNCHPFIFPGFRLALAHNGWIYGFQEIRFPLLNKCRPEIIQNLEGSTDTEVIYALIMSQVDDPTKDLSVDEIIDAINKTVKIILDVQTEYNCEGISVLKLFLADSNDLLVANLGIGYNRQLDVPGDWQKLTNEELQELKSDREKDALYLLKSPVWSLKGKNFGDYDGFKMQSAADEDVRSVIISSEPLTEDVTGWSQVPFQHICFFDNNNGNPKVETKPFPFS; encoded by the coding sequence ATGTGCAGAGTACTGGGATATATTGGAGAACCTTTAGCAATTTCCAAGTTAATGCTTGAACCTGATAATTCTTTGGTTAATCAAAGTTACGATTCAGATTACCATCATATGGTACAGTTAGCAGGCTTTGGACTTGCTACTTGGAAAAAAGACACTCTCACCGCCAATTATCCTTTTATCTATAAAGGAACTAAACCACCTTTTTATGACAGAAATTTAAAGTCTTTGTGTGAGAGTCATGAGACTAATTTACTTTTATCCCACATCCGAGCAGCATACTACACTTATGAAGCGGTTGTCCATGAGCATAATTGCCACCCGTTTATTTTTCCAGGATTCCGTTTAGCTTTAGCACACAATGGCTGGATATACGGGTTTCAAGAGATTCGCTTCCCTTTATTAAATAAGTGCAGACCAGAAATTATCCAGAATCTAGAGGGAAGTACCGATACTGAGGTAATCTATGCTCTAATTATGTCACAGGTCGATGATCCGACCAAGGATTTGTCTGTTGATGAAATTATAGATGCTATCAACAAGACAGTTAAAATTATTCTTGATGTTCAAACTGAGTACAATTGTGAAGGAATCAGTGTTCTAAAATTGTTCCTGGCAGATAGTAATGATTTATTAGTTGCCAATCTCGGGATTGGTTATAACCGACAGCTAGATGTACCAGGTGACTGGCAAAAATTAACAAATGAAGAATTACAAGAGCTGAAAAGCGATAGAGAAAAAGATGCCTTGTACCTCCTCAAGAGTCCTGTTTGGTCATTGAAGGGCAAAAATTTTGGAGATTATGATGGTTTTAAGATGCAATCTGCAGCAGATGAAGATGTACGCTCTGTTATTATTTCTTCCGAACCACTGACTGAAGATGTTACTGGTTGGTCACAGGTTCCTTTTCAACATATTTGTTTTTTCGATAACAATAATGGTAATCCAAAAGTTGAGACGAAACCATTTCCCTTCAGCTAA
- a CDS encoding tetratricopeptide repeat protein codes for MKQKLLSFIHVPSSFLLTTASLLISLTFPLSPIQAQDETSLDQTSLDQTSLDQTSLDQTSLDQTSLDQTSLDQTSLDQTSLDQTSLDQTSLDQVTPPQQLYVKGRQQLSTGQLQEALESFHKYLELKRNIGDRYQEGVALYFIGWVHDELGQYQLARSFFEQSLAIDRELGDRTGEGSTLNNLGLTYSNLGDDQKSLEFYQQALAIYREVSNRGYEGRTLHNLGNIYYKLGQDNQSLDSYQQALDIYREILDKSENNSLVSQADEGTLLNSLGLVHHRLGNHEQEQLSYQQALTIAKEVSDRISEGMLLNNLGIAYHRLGKYEQAFLTYQQALVIHREVGSKAGEAFTFRTIGAVLAAQNQPELAIIFHKQAVNVYQSLGQDVTKLSQEKLSQEQKQSYKLNLDNAYLSLSELLQQQKRVQSAQLVLNLFPVPEQKDDLSNQDKTQTRVHEKIPYLPEEEQIKAGYEEILQQQLSLREQLNQLITIPIAERTPVQQDRILEFRQKEQQLTQEFLQFLNSSKVKNLVTQLKERG; via the coding sequence TTGAAGCAAAAACTCTTATCCTTTATTCATGTTCCTTCATCCTTCCTGCTGACCACTGCCTCTTTACTCATTTCTCTGACATTCCCCCTTTCGCCTATTCAAGCTCAAGACGAAACTAGCCTTGACCAAACTAGTCTTGACCAAACTAGTCTTGACCAAACTAGTCTTGACCAAACTAGTCTTGACCAAACTAGTCTTGACCAAACTAGTCTTGACCAAACTAGTCTTGACCAAACTAGTCTTGACCAAACTAGTCTTGACCAAACTAGCCTTGACCAAGTCACTCCACCCCAGCAGCTCTATGTTAAAGGTCGCCAACAGTTAAGTACAGGTCAATTACAAGAGGCTTTAGAGAGCTTCCACAAGTACCTAGAACTTAAACGAAACATTGGCGATCGCTATCAAGAAGGAGTAGCGCTATATTTTATTGGGTGGGTTCATGATGAACTTGGTCAATATCAGTTAGCACGGTCGTTCTTTGAGCAATCCTTAGCAATCGATCGAGAATTAGGCGATCGCACCGGGGAAGGGAGTACTCTTAATAATTTGGGGTTAACGTATTCCAACCTAGGGGACGATCAAAAGTCTCTAGAATTCTATCAACAAGCCTTAGCCATCTACCGAGAAGTGAGCAATCGTGGCTACGAAGGCAGGACTCTCCATAATTTGGGGAATATATACTATAAGCTGGGTCAGGACAACCAGTCCCTGGATTCCTACCAGCAAGCTCTCGATATCTATCGAGAAATACTGGATAAATCGGAAAACAATTCTTTAGTGTCACAGGCAGACGAAGGAACACTGCTCAATAGCCTAGGGTTAGTTCACCACCGTCTAGGCAACCACGAACAGGAACAGTTGTCCTATCAGCAAGCCTTGACTATTGCCAAGGAAGTAAGCGATCGCATTTCAGAGGGAATGCTTCTAAATAATTTAGGTATCGCTTACCATCGTCTAGGAAAGTACGAACAAGCATTCTTAACCTACCAACAAGCCCTAGTGATTCATCGGGAAGTGGGTTCAAAAGCTGGGGAAGCATTTACCTTTAGGACTATTGGTGCTGTCCTGGCGGCACAAAACCAGCCAGAACTCGCCATTATTTTTCATAAGCAAGCAGTCAATGTATATCAGTCCCTGGGGCAAGATGTCACTAAACTGTCTCAAGAGAAATTGTCTCAGGAGCAAAAGCAGTCCTATAAACTCAACTTGGATAATGCCTATCTGAGTTTATCTGAGTTGCTGCAGCAACAAAAACGGGTGCAGTCGGCGCAACTGGTGCTAAATTTATTCCCAGTGCCAGAACAAAAAGACGATTTGTCTAATCAGGACAAGACTCAAACTAGGGTTCACGAAAAAATACCATACTTACCTGAAGAGGAGCAAATCAAAGCAGGCTATGAGGAGATTTTACAGCAACAGCTTTCCCTAAGGGAACAACTCAATCAACTGATTACTATTCCGATAGCAGAAAGAACTCCTGTTCAGCAAGACCGTATTCTTGAGTTTAGGCAAAAGGAGCAGCAGCTGACCCAGGAATTTCTGCAATTCCTCAACAGTTCTAAGGTTAAGAACCTAGTGACACAGTTGAAGGAGAGGGGGTAG
- a CDS encoding sulfotransferase: MLKFKNKLYRYRHIMESLSQQNQPLFLFGMGRSGTTLLRLMLTAHPHFCIPPESLFFVNLEPKYGSSQDLSNQIDNFLTDIYADPRFREWNIDRQQLRENLTAQKPLNYSTAVATVYQTYLQQFDGQAGCWGDKNPCNIYNIKTILKYFPNARLILIIRDLRAIYASLKRNEQKFAKTWKGSCIANVVATTKQWQNLFQVIKDYQNDQRFQILFYEDLVTNPEEELQGICDWLGVSFSQSMLEFNQKNAQKNLVPTRELGWHAKTFQPVSSDRIEAWKHELSDSELAVLEILNYKTMLHLGYDCIPKTWQFHTLLKFYADYSQYIYWRLSKANLQGVIGKIREALASLKTFQLSMSRNLSQNSIQ, translated from the coding sequence TTGCTCAAGTTCAAAAATAAACTCTACCGTTATCGACACATTATGGAATCTTTGTCTCAACAAAATCAGCCACTTTTTCTTTTTGGGATGGGACGTTCTGGAACAACGCTTTTGCGGTTAATGCTGACCGCTCATCCTCATTTTTGTATTCCTCCTGAAAGTCTGTTTTTTGTTAATCTGGAACCCAAATACGGTTCATCCCAAGACTTAAGCAATCAAATCGATAACTTCTTGACAGATATCTACGCTGATCCAAGGTTTCGGGAATGGAACATTGACCGACAGCAGTTGCGAGAAAATTTGACAGCTCAGAAACCACTGAATTATTCAACAGCAGTCGCCACAGTGTATCAAACCTATCTACAGCAGTTTGATGGTCAAGCAGGTTGTTGGGGAGATAAAAATCCTTGTAACATCTATAATATTAAGACCATTCTCAAGTATTTCCCTAATGCCAGATTAATTCTAATTATCCGAGACCTCAGAGCAATCTATGCTTCCCTAAAACGAAATGAGCAAAAATTTGCCAAAACTTGGAAGGGATCCTGTATCGCCAATGTGGTAGCGACAACCAAACAATGGCAAAATTTATTCCAGGTCATTAAAGACTATCAAAATGACCAGCGGTTCCAGATCCTCTTCTACGAAGACTTAGTGACAAATCCAGAAGAAGAACTCCAGGGAATTTGTGATTGGCTCGGGGTATCCTTTAGCCAATCAATGCTGGAGTTTAACCAAAAAAATGCTCAAAAAAACTTGGTACCAACCCGTGAGCTAGGATGGCACGCCAAGACCTTTCAACCCGTTAGTAGCGATCGCATTGAGGCTTGGAAACACGAACTTAGCGATTCAGAACTAGCAGTCTTGGAGATTCTGAATTATAAAACCATGCTCCATCTAGGTTATGACTGTATTCCTAAAACGTGGCAATTTCACACGTTACTAAAGTTCTACGCAGATTATTCTCAGTACATCTATTGGAGACTCTCTAAAGCTAATCTTCAAGGAGTTATAGGGAAAATCCGTGAAGCTTTAGCAAGTCTCAAGACATTCCAATTATCCATGAGCAGAAATCTATCCCAAAACTCGATCCAATAA
- the topA gene encoding type I DNA topoisomerase: MTTLVIVESPTKARTIRNYLPPGYQVEASMGHVRDLPQSASEIPEKYKGEKWAKFGVNVEADFEPLYLVPKDKKQVVQQLKAALKDSDELILATDEDREGESISWHLLQILKPKVPTKRMVFHEITKDAIQNALQNCREIDDQVVRAQETRRILDRLVGYTLSPLLWKKVAWGLSAGRVQSVAVRLLVNRERQRRAFRKGTYWDLKGILQQGGEGSSFDAKLVTLDQVKIATGSDFDANTGDIIEGRQVKLLSEVEAKALKDRLYDKVWTVTNLQERPVTRKPSPPFTTSTLQQEANRKLGLSARDTMRTAQSLYEKGFITYMRTDSVHLSEQAITAARSCVEQKYGVEYLSPKPRKYTTKSKGAQEAHEAIRPAGSTFKTSQETGLSDREFKVYDLIWKRTVACQMADARQTQIVVDLQVENAGFRATGKRIDFPGYLRAYVEGSDDPNAALENQEVILPALKVGDHPNCRELEAIGHETQPPARYTEATLVKTLEQEGIGRPSTYASIIGTIIDRGYAQKLKNALAPTFTAFAVTNLLEQNFPDLVDTSFTAKMERTLDDIANGAAQWLPYLKNFYLGEKGLDNQVKERINEIDPIVARTVELEDLDARVRIGKFGPYVEVNNGNGVLTASIPQDLTPAELNIEQVKVLIQQKMEGPEKLGIHPETGEPIYILNGNYGPYLQLGDVTEDKKKKPKRVSLPKGVKKEDVHLEMAVGLLALPRLLGPHPETGKPVKTAIGRFGPYVVHDQGKEGKDYRSLKAEDNVLTITLDRALELLAQPKRTRGGSRSKTKKPLRELGVHPKDGEPVNIYQGPYGIYVNHGKVNASLPEGTSMEELTLETALELIATKASSVKSGSKSSKSTTSTKKKTSGKSTKKTTKKTKDDDQEAPLESE, from the coding sequence ATGACAACCCTTGTAATTGTCGAATCTCCTACTAAAGCTCGCACCATTCGGAACTACTTACCTCCTGGTTACCAGGTCGAAGCCTCCATGGGTCACGTCCGTGATTTACCTCAATCAGCTAGTGAAATCCCCGAAAAATACAAGGGGGAAAAGTGGGCTAAGTTTGGGGTGAATGTGGAAGCTGACTTTGAACCGCTTTACCTGGTGCCTAAAGACAAGAAACAGGTTGTCCAACAGCTCAAAGCAGCTCTGAAAGATTCTGATGAACTGATTTTGGCTACGGATGAAGACCGAGAAGGGGAGAGTATTAGTTGGCATTTGTTACAAATCTTAAAGCCGAAAGTGCCAACTAAGCGGATGGTATTTCACGAAATCACTAAGGATGCTATTCAAAATGCCCTACAAAACTGCCGTGAGATCGATGATCAGGTGGTAAGAGCTCAGGAAACAAGGCGGATTCTTGACCGACTCGTGGGCTACACCCTCTCACCGCTGCTGTGGAAAAAAGTGGCTTGGGGCTTATCAGCTGGTCGGGTACAGTCTGTAGCAGTGCGGCTGTTGGTGAATCGAGAACGGCAACGCCGTGCCTTCCGCAAGGGCACCTATTGGGATTTGAAAGGGATTCTACAGCAGGGAGGAGAAGGAAGTTCCTTTGATGCTAAGCTAGTAACCCTGGATCAGGTGAAAATTGCTACCGGTAGTGATTTCGATGCCAATACAGGTGACATTATCGAAGGTAGGCAGGTCAAATTGTTGAGTGAAGTGGAGGCTAAAGCACTCAAAGACCGCCTGTACGATAAAGTCTGGACGGTTACTAATTTACAAGAACGACCTGTTACTCGCAAACCCTCACCCCCCTTTACTACCTCCACCCTCCAACAGGAGGCCAACCGGAAACTGGGACTATCGGCTCGTGATACGATGCGGACTGCCCAGAGTCTGTATGAAAAGGGTTTCATTACCTATATGCGTACAGACTCAGTACATTTGTCTGAACAAGCGATCACAGCAGCCCGTAGCTGCGTTGAACAAAAATACGGGGTAGAGTACCTTAGCCCCAAGCCGAGAAAGTATACCACCAAGAGCAAAGGAGCTCAAGAAGCTCACGAAGCCATTCGTCCAGCAGGGAGTACATTCAAAACTTCTCAAGAAACGGGATTAAGCGATCGCGAATTTAAAGTCTATGACCTGATTTGGAAGCGTACCGTTGCTTGTCAAATGGCGGATGCTCGACAAACTCAAATTGTGGTTGATTTGCAAGTGGAAAATGCCGGATTTCGGGCTACCGGTAAGCGCATTGACTTCCCAGGTTATCTAAGGGCTTATGTGGAAGGGTCTGATGACCCCAACGCTGCTCTAGAAAACCAGGAAGTGATTCTGCCAGCTTTGAAAGTCGGAGATCATCCTAACTGTAGAGAACTTGAAGCTATCGGTCACGAAACCCAACCCCCAGCCCGTTACACGGAAGCTACCTTGGTCAAAACCTTGGAACAAGAGGGGATTGGTCGTCCCAGTACCTACGCTAGTATTATTGGTACTATCATTGACCGAGGCTATGCTCAGAAACTGAAAAATGCCCTTGCTCCCACCTTTACGGCGTTTGCGGTGACTAATTTGCTCGAACAAAACTTTCCCGACTTGGTGGACACTAGCTTCACGGCCAAAATGGAGCGCACCTTAGATGACATTGCCAATGGAGCAGCGCAATGGCTTCCTTACCTGAAGAACTTTTATTTGGGAGAAAAGGGTCTCGATAACCAAGTCAAGGAACGGATTAATGAGATTGACCCCATTGTTGCCCGTACTGTTGAACTCGAAGACCTAGATGCTAGAGTCCGCATCGGGAAATTTGGTCCCTATGTCGAGGTGAACAATGGCAATGGTGTACTTACTGCTTCGATTCCCCAAGACCTCACCCCAGCTGAACTAAACATTGAGCAGGTCAAGGTACTGATTCAGCAGAAAATGGAGGGGCCAGAGAAATTGGGAATACACCCGGAAACTGGTGAACCAATTTATATCCTGAATGGCAATTATGGTCCCTATCTACAGCTAGGTGACGTAACAGAGGATAAGAAGAAAAAACCCAAACGTGTCTCCTTGCCTAAGGGGGTAAAGAAGGAAGATGTACACCTAGAAATGGCAGTCGGTCTCCTAGCACTCCCCCGCCTTCTCGGTCCTCATCCGGAAACAGGCAAACCGGTTAAAACCGCAATCGGACGCTTTGGTCCTTATGTTGTCCATGACCAAGGGAAGGAGGGCAAAGATTACCGCTCCCTCAAAGCTGAGGATAACGTCTTGACAATTACCCTAGACCGTGCATTAGAGCTCCTGGCACAACCTAAGAGGACAAGGGGCGGTTCTCGCAGCAAGACTAAAAAACCCTTACGGGAACTAGGGGTTCATCCTAAAGATGGGGAGCCAGTCAATATCTATCAGGGTCCCTATGGGATATATGTGAACCATGGCAAAGTTAATGCCTCTCTGCCAGAGGGAACATCAATGGAGGAGTTAACCTTAGAAACTGCCTTGGAACTCATAGCAACTAAGGCGTCATCGGTAAAATCTGGTAGCAAGTCCAGTAAATCAACTACTTCCACTAAAAAGAAAACCTCTGGAAAATCCACCAAGAAGACTACTAAGAAAACAAAAGATGATGACCAAGAGGCTCCGTTAGAGAGTGAATAA
- a CDS encoding NAD(P)H-quinone oxidoreductase subunit N, with protein MDFANLAAQLNAGVILPEGIVVITLLLVLIIDLIAGKKSAQTISYVAIGGLLAAIVALYFQWDAANPIAFFGEFNGDTLSVAFRGIIALSTVSTILMSIRYVQQSGTSLAEFIGILLTATLGGMFLSGANELVTIFISLETLSISSYLMTGYMKRDPRSNEAALKYLLIGAASSAVFLYGVSLLYGLSGGQMQLSAIAQGVAELQSGQSLGLLIALVFAIAGIAFKISAVPFHQWTPDVYEGSPTPVVAFLSVGSKAAGFALAIRLLITAFPLLSDQWHFVFTALTILSMILGNVVALTQSSMKRMLAYSSIGQAGFVMIGLIAGTQAGYASMIFYMLVYLFMNLGAFACVILFTLRTGTDQISEYAGLYHKDPLLTLALSVCLLSLGGIPPFAGFFGKIYLFWAGWQAGLYTLVLLGLLTSVVSIYYYIRVVKMMVVKEPQEMSDVVKNYPEIRWSLPGMRPLQVGLVMSLIATSLAGILSNPLFSLANDSVVNTPILQQAVISTQLSQGHQVSFMSADN; from the coding sequence ATGGATTTTGCCAATCTTGCCGCCCAGTTGAATGCTGGGGTAATTTTGCCAGAGGGAATTGTAGTTATTACCCTCTTGCTAGTGTTAATCATTGACCTGATTGCTGGGAAAAAGTCTGCTCAAACTATTTCCTATGTAGCCATTGGGGGTCTACTTGCTGCCATAGTTGCCCTGTACTTCCAATGGGATGCTGCAAATCCCATCGCCTTCTTTGGGGAATTTAATGGTGACACCCTGAGTGTGGCATTTCGTGGCATCATTGCCCTATCGACTGTGTCAACGATTTTGATGTCAATTCGTTATGTGCAGCAGTCGGGTACATCCTTGGCAGAATTTATTGGCATTTTGCTCACGGCTACTTTAGGCGGGATGTTCCTGTCCGGGGCTAATGAACTGGTCACGATTTTTATATCCCTTGAAACCCTCAGTATTTCCTCCTACCTGATGACGGGTTACATGAAGCGTGACCCCCGTTCCAATGAGGCCGCGTTGAAATATTTGCTGATTGGAGCAGCCAGTTCAGCCGTATTTTTGTATGGTGTCTCCCTATTATATGGGTTATCTGGGGGACAAATGCAGTTGAGTGCGATCGCACAAGGGGTGGCTGAGCTACAATCCGGTCAATCCCTAGGTCTTCTGATTGCCTTGGTGTTTGCGATCGCTGGTATTGCTTTTAAAATCTCAGCAGTTCCTTTCCACCAATGGACTCCTGATGTTTACGAAGGTTCTCCCACCCCAGTGGTAGCGTTTCTCTCAGTTGGTTCTAAAGCCGCTGGCTTTGCTCTAGCAATTCGTCTACTGATCACTGCTTTCCCATTGTTAAGCGATCAGTGGCATTTTGTGTTCACTGCTTTGACTATCCTAAGTATGATTTTGGGTAACGTGGTTGCCCTAACTCAATCCAGCATGAAACGGATGCTAGCCTATTCCTCTATTGGTCAGGCTGGGTTTGTGATGATTGGTCTAATTGCTGGGACCCAAGCAGGTTACGCTAGCATGATTTTCTACATGCTGGTGTACTTGTTTATGAACTTAGGGGCTTTCGCTTGTGTCATTCTGTTTACCCTACGCACTGGTACTGACCAAATTAGTGAGTATGCTGGTCTTTATCACAAGGATCCACTGCTGACTTTGGCTTTAAGTGTTTGTTTGCTGTCTTTAGGTGGGATTCCACCCTTTGCTGGATTCTTTGGCAAAATCTATTTATTCTGGGCTGGTTGGCAAGCAGGATTGTATACTTTAGTGTTACTAGGTTTGCTGACTAGTGTGGTTTCGATTTACTACTACATCCGTGTGGTCAAGATGATGGTAGTGAAGGAACCTCAAGAGATGTCGGATGTGGTGAAGAATTATCCCGAAATTCGCTGGAGTTTACCCGGTATGCGTCCGTTACAGGTCGGTTTAGTGATGTCGTTAATTGCGACCTCTCTGGCAGGCATTTTGTCCAATCCGCTGTTTTCTTTGGCCAATGATTCTGTTGTTAATACCCCCATACTGCAACAGGCCGTGATTAGTACTCAGCTGTCTCAAGGCCATCAGGTTTCATTCATGAGTGCTGATAATTGA
- a CDS encoding DoxX family protein translates to MKKYIPLLGRICLCAIFLKAGIDKLLNPTYTQQLMESKGVPGVLIIPTIIILLAGGLSVLLGYKARWGALALIGFLIPTTLIFHTDFSNQMQEIQFLKNLGLIGGLLMVATFGPGPVSFDNRSLWDRIQFVLPLNYDWRRILRRFGF, encoded by the coding sequence ATGAAAAAATACATTCCACTCCTAGGGCGCATATGCCTTTGTGCTATTTTTCTTAAAGCTGGTATCGATAAACTACTTAACCCAACCTATACTCAACAATTGATGGAATCCAAAGGAGTTCCTGGTGTACTGATTATTCCCACCATCATTATACTGTTGGCGGGTGGATTATCGGTATTACTAGGCTATAAAGCTCGTTGGGGAGCATTAGCGCTAATTGGATTTTTAATTCCTACAACCTTGATTTTTCACACCGATTTCTCTAATCAAATGCAAGAAATTCAATTTCTGAAGAATCTAGGACTAATCGGTGGATTATTGATGGTAGCAACCTTTGGACCAGGACCAGTTAGTTTTGATAATCGCAGTCTCTGGGATCGAATCCAGTTCGTCTTGCCATTAAATTATGACTGGCGGAGAATCTTACGTCGATTTGGGTTTTAG